In Actinomycetota bacterium, the genomic window GTAGAACAAGACGAGTGGGTGGGTGTCGCGGATGACGTACTTCTGGAACATGCGGTACCAGAAGCGCTTGAACAGCAACCAGGACAGGGTGGGAACCACCTTCCAGAGCTGGATGTCGCTCCTCTCGCCCACGCCGTACACGGGGCGAATGGGAACGTCACGCACGCGGAAGCCGTAGATGTTGAGATGGACGAGCATGTCGTTGGGAAAGCCATATCGGGGGTAGAGATTGTCGAGCTCGATCGTCTCAAGAGCCGCGAGACTCACGGCAGTGTAGCCGGTTTGAGAGTCGGCGACATGCCAGTAGCCCGACGCGATCTTGGTCATGAGTGAAAGAGCGGCGTTCCCCAGGTACCGATGGCGGGGGATGATCTTCCACGCATCTCCGGTGAACAGGCGGTTACCCTTCGAGTAGTCGCACGCTCCCGAGGTCACGGGCTCGAGAAGCGCAGGCAGGTCCTCCGGATCCATCTGCGCATCGCCCGCCATGACCACTGTGACGTCGATCTTCTCCTCGACCGCCACCCTGTAGCCGGTGGTGATCGCCTTGCCGACCCCGCCGTTCTCCTGGTGGCGTATGACGCGCAGCCGCCCGGGCATCTCCTCGATGAGCGCCTCGGCGGAGCCGACAGTGCCGTCGCTCGACATGTCGTCGACCACGATGATGCGATCGACGTACTCAGGCATCGTGCGAATGACAGTGCCGATGAGCCGCTCCTCGTTGTAGCACGGAACGACCACACCGACTCGCTTGCCACCGAACATGCGTTTCCCTTCGGGACTTACCACGTGAAAGCGCCCAGACCCTGCGAGTATACACAAGCATGACGGTCGGACCTTCCTCCGTGGTGCCGCTGCGCCCTCTTCCTCTATCATCGGGAATGCACCTCACCGGGAAGGAACCTCGTGCGCGTCGCGATACTCGCCGACCTCGCCCAGAACGGCCGCCCAGAGGGCGGTGTCCAGCACGCGACCGTCC contains:
- a CDS encoding glycosyltransferase family 2 protein — its product is MFGGKRVGVVVPCYNEERLIGTVIRTMPEYVDRIIVVDDMSSDGTVGSAEALIEEMPGRLRVIRHQENGGVGKAITTGYRVAVEEKIDVTVVMAGDAQMDPEDLPALLEPVTSGACDYSKGNRLFTGDAWKIIPRHRYLGNAALSLMTKIASGYWHVADSQTGYTAVSLAALETIELDNLYPRYGFPNDMLVHLNIYGFRVRDVPIRPVYGVGERSDIQLWKVVPTLSWLLFKRFWYRMFQKYVIRDTHPLVLFY